In Nymphaea colorata isolate Beijing-Zhang1983 chromosome 3, ASM883128v2, whole genome shotgun sequence, a genomic segment contains:
- the LOC116250957 gene encoding cytochrome b561 and DOMON domain-containing protein At5g47530-like isoform X1, whose product MVRSATCRSLLLLHIVGSVIYASSARTCTSQNFTNKIFGTCIDLPVLNASLHWTYYASNGTVDVAYRATPASGGDWVAWAINPTGQGMVGSQAIVGYVFSDSVNVITTSVVSYTPSMRNGSLSFPVSKIAGEVSGGDIILFATLSLPSNTSTVHQVWQTGPMSERTPSMHPTTGANLLSMGTLDLISGHSTSTSDGDTKTRRKKGERSMSSGGDGSSADDATPRGGGSHFLKDLSLSLSCPNEKCLPLSPVTGG is encoded by the exons ATGGTACGTTCCGCTACTTGCAGGTCGCTGCTCCTGCTCCACATTGTAGGTAGCGTCATTTACGCCTCCTCTGCACGGACTTGCACGTCGCAGAATTTCACCAACAAGATCTTTGGGACCTGCATTGACCTCCCCGTCCTCAACGCCTCCCTCCACTGGACGTACTATGCTTCCAATGGTACCGTCGACGTAGCCTATAGGGCTACCCCTGCTTCGGGAGGCGACTGGGTCGCCTGGGCCATCAATCCCACCGGCCAGGGCATGGTTGGCTCGCAGGCCATCGTGGGCTACGTCTTCTCTGACAGTGTCAACGTGATAACCACATCGGTCGTTAGTTACACACCCTCCATGCGGAACGGGAGCCTGAGCTTCCCCGTCTCCAAAATCGCCGGCGAGGTCTCCGGCGGCGACATCATCCTCTTTGCGACCTTGAGCCTGCCGAGCAACACCTCCACCGTGCATCAGGTGTGGCAGACCGGTCCCATGTCTGAAAGGACTCCCTCCATGCATCCTACTACGGGTGCCAACCTTCTGTCCATGGGGACCCTCGACCTCATCTCCGGCCACAGCACGTCCACAAGTGACGGTGATACGAAGACCCGCAGAAAAAAG GGGGAGCGGAGCATGTCCAGCGGAGGGGACGGTTCTTCGGCCGACGACGCAACGCCAAGGGGTGGTGGAAGCCATTTCCtgaaagatctctctctctctttgtcttgcCCTAATGAGAAATGTCTCCCATTAAGCCCTGTTActggcgggtga
- the LOC116250957 gene encoding cytochrome b561 and DOMON domain-containing protein At5g47530-like isoform X2: protein MVRSATCRSLLLLHIVGSVIYASSARTCTSQNFTNKIFGTCIDLPVLNASLHWTYYASNGTVDVAYRATPASGGDWVAWAINPTGQGMVGSQAIVGYVFSDSVNVITTSVVSYTPSMRNGSLSFPVSKIAGEVSGGDIILFATLSLPSNTSTVHQVWQTGPMSERTPSMHPTTGANLLSMGTLDLISGHSTSTSDGDTKTRRKK, encoded by the exons ATGGTACGTTCCGCTACTTGCAGGTCGCTGCTCCTGCTCCACATTGTAGGTAGCGTCATTTACGCCTCCTCTGCACGGACTTGCACGTCGCAGAATTTCACCAACAAGATCTTTGGGACCTGCATTGACCTCCCCGTCCTCAACGCCTCCCTCCACTGGACGTACTATGCTTCCAATGGTACCGTCGACGTAGCCTATAGGGCTACCCCTGCTTCGGGAGGCGACTGGGTCGCCTGGGCCATCAATCCCACCGGCCAGGGCATGGTTGGCTCGCAGGCCATCGTGGGCTACGTCTTCTCTGACAGTGTCAACGTGATAACCACATCGGTCGTTAGTTACACACCCTCCATGCGGAACGGGAGCCTGAGCTTCCCCGTCTCCAAAATCGCCGGCGAGGTCTCCGGCGGCGACATCATCCTCTTTGCGACCTTGAGCCTGCCGAGCAACACCTCCACCGTGCATCAGGTGTGGCAGACCGGTCCCATGTCTGAAAGGACTCCCTCCATGCATCCTACTACGGGTGCCAACCTTCTGTCCATGGGGACCCTCGACCTCATCTCCGGCCACAGCACGTCCACAAGTGACGGTGATACGAAGACCCGCAGAAAAAAG TAG
- the LOC116250959 gene encoding cytochrome b561 and DOMON domain-containing protein At5g47530-like yields MAHSTAYRSLLLLCAVACLICASSGQTCKSQNFTSNFFQTCQDLPVLDAFLHWTYSPSNSTLDIAYWATPGSAGGWVAWAINPTATGMVGSQAIVGYVVSGKVNVITTNLSSYKPSMQNESLSFPVSNLAGQSSGKDIILFATLTLPTKNSTVNLVWQTGPMSGGVPSKHPFDEANLKSMKTLDLLSGQNTTTSGGDQNTTTSGGGQNTTTSGGVSKIRRKNLTFLANSFLFDLIVLLSVLAFYII; encoded by the coding sequence ATGGCTCACTCGACCGCCTATCGGTCGCTCCTCCTTCTCTGCGCTGTGGCTTGCCTCATTTGCGCCTCCTCTGGACAGACCTGCAAGTCGCAGAATTTCACCAGCAACTTCTTTCAGACCTGCCAAGACCTCCCCGTCCTCGACGCCTTCCTCCACTGGACCTACTCCCCTTCCAATAGTACCCTCGACATCGCCTACTGGGCAACCCCTGGTTCCGCCGGCGGCTGGGTCGCCTGGGCCATCAATCCCACCGCCACGGGCATGGTCGGCTCGCAGGCCATCGTAGGCTACGTCGTCTCCGGCAAGGTCAACGTCATAACCACCAACCTCAGCAGCTACAAACCCTCCATGCAGAACGAGAGCCTGAGCTTCCCCGTCTCCAACCTCGCCGGCCAGTCCTCCGGCAAAGACATCATCCTGTTTGCGACCTTGACCCTGCCGACCAAAAATTCCACAGTGAATTTGGTGTGGCAGACCGGTCCCATGTCGGGAGGAGTTCCCTCCAAGCATCCTTTCGACGAAGCCAACCTTAAGTCAATGAAGACCCTGGATCTCCTCTCCGGGCAGAACACGACCACTAGCGGCGGCGATCAGAACACGACCACTAGCGGCGGCGGTCAGAACACCACCACTAGCGGTGGCGTTTCGAAGATCCGGAGAAAAAATTTAACCTTTTTGGCAAACAGCTTTCTGTTTGATTTGATTGTTTTGCTTTCGGTGTTGGCATTTTACATAATATAA